Proteins from a single region of Butyrivibrio fibrisolvens:
- a CDS encoding SPASM domain-containing protein, whose amino-acid sequence MPATDKKVIIFGAGMHGQQALKMMGDEKVAYFLDNNAAKHGTFCNGKEIVGFDKIEADKDKYHFVIASQYISSMKQDLAAHGISDYEVFRNYLFSYYETPELVFNPYESVHEASSEKEWNESEKLRYSRKEVFEEVEELYGKDQLFNHIEIETINRCNGTCAFCPVNRNVDPREETKMSEELFYSIVDQLSAMDYSGKFTTFSNNEPLLDERIIEFNRYARAKLPKARMHLFSNGTLMTIDKFIALTDILDELVIDNYQQDLKLIKPCQEIKEYVDLNPELELNKKVTIVLRKPNEILTSRGGDAPNRETIGDYSDDRCVLPYKQMIVRPDGKVSLCCNDATGKFTLGDLTTESIKDVWFGTRFKKVREALYKGRKYCGNCKMCDTFTGG is encoded by the coding sequence ATGCCAGCAACTGACAAAAAGGTTATCATCTTCGGTGCCGGAATGCATGGTCAGCAGGCGCTTAAGATGATGGGAGATGAGAAGGTTGCATATTTTCTGGATAATAATGCCGCCAAGCACGGCACTTTTTGTAATGGCAAAGAGATAGTGGGGTTCGACAAGATTGAGGCGGACAAGGATAAGTATCACTTTGTTATAGCAAGTCAGTATATTTCCAGTATGAAGCAGGATCTTGCGGCGCATGGTATTAGCGACTATGAGGTTTTTAGAAACTACTTGTTTAGTTATTATGAGACGCCGGAACTTGTCTTTAATCCTTATGAGAGTGTGCACGAAGCATCTTCCGAAAAGGAGTGGAACGAGTCTGAGAAGCTCCGCTACTCAAGAAAAGAAGTATTTGAAGAAGTTGAAGAGCTCTATGGTAAGGACCAGCTCTTTAATCATATAGAAATTGAAACTATAAACAGGTGCAATGGAACTTGTGCGTTCTGCCCTGTTAATCGAAATGTTGATCCAAGAGAAGAAACTAAGATGAGTGAAGAGCTCTTTTATTCTATTGTTGATCAGCTTTCTGCAATGGATTATTCAGGTAAATTCACCACTTTTTCTAACAACGAACCTCTCCTTGATGAGAGGATAATTGAATTTAATAGATATGCGAGAGCTAAGCTTCCAAAGGCGAGAATGCATCTTTTTTCCAATGGAACGCTCATGACTATCGACAAGTTTATAGCGCTTACAGATATTCTGGACGAACTGGTAATAGATAACTATCAGCAGGATCTAAAGCTCATAAAGCCTTGTCAGGAGATTAAAGAGTATGTGGACTTGAATCCAGAGCTTGAGCTTAATAAGAAGGTTACGATAGTTCTAAGAAAACCTAATGAAATACTCACATCCCGCGGCGGCGATGCGCCTAACAGAGAGACAATCGGAGATTATTCCGATGACAGGTGCGTTCTTCCATATAAGCAGATGATCGTAAGGCCTGATGGCAAGGTGTCGCTATGTTGTAATGATGCAACAGGTAAGTTTACCCTAGGGGATCTTACGACCGAGAGCATAAAAGATGTATGGTTCGGAACAAGGTTTAAGAAGGTTCGTGAAGCTCTTTATAAAGGGAGAAAATACTGCGGAAATTGTAAGATGTGTGATACCTTCACTGGGGGCTGA
- a CDS encoding FkbM family methyltransferase — protein sequence MEKIIIFGTGDIYKKTYNYLLGKDIKIMNLSDNDKAKWGKSIDNVSIIPPTDICNQEFDAIVICVGDIYYEEVYHQLCNDLRIPVEKIRHWTYWMRKELLDFYHSRELCDDNAIKVIDNIEKNDKLGVFNYDFVELHSRAECHFDDSCGMYYGLYQGKRLYLNRNYKTKRQAEHYIKYLNIEQDEKSPHRYLDENFTFDGGIVLDAGAAEGNFTLEIIEKAEKAILVEADSDWNEALLKTFEPWKEKIIIINKYLSDMDDSSHVSINSLTKEHNIKFVKMDIEGAEVDALKGGNDFFNRVDCLKMVVCAYHNNDDEVKIRNILQPYSFVMQNTKGYMVFVDNLQQEPRLVHGILRAEISN from the coding sequence ATGGAAAAAATAATAATCTTTGGAACAGGGGATATCTATAAAAAAACATATAACTATCTGTTGGGAAAAGATATTAAGATTATGAACTTGTCAGATAATGACAAAGCTAAGTGGGGGAAGAGTATAGACAACGTAAGCATAATCCCTCCAACAGATATATGTAATCAAGAATTTGACGCAATAGTTATATGTGTAGGGGATATCTATTACGAAGAAGTCTATCACCAGCTATGTAATGATTTACGAATACCTGTAGAAAAGATTAGACATTGGACATATTGGATGCGTAAGGAATTACTCGATTTTTACCATTCTCGTGAATTATGCGATGATAATGCGATTAAAGTTATTGATAACATAGAAAAGAATGACAAGCTAGGCGTATTTAATTATGATTTTGTTGAGTTACATAGCCGTGCAGAGTGCCACTTCGATGATTCTTGCGGTATGTACTATGGATTATATCAAGGGAAGCGTTTATATCTGAATAGGAATTATAAAACCAAGAGGCAAGCGGAACACTATATAAAATATCTGAATATTGAACAGGATGAAAAATCACCACATAGATATTTGGATGAAAACTTTACGTTTGATGGTGGAATAGTTTTGGATGCGGGTGCTGCAGAGGGTAATTTTACACTGGAAATAATTGAAAAAGCTGAAAAAGCAATATTAGTAGAAGCAGACAGTGACTGGAATGAAGCATTATTGAAGACATTTGAACCTTGGAAGGAGAAGATTATTATAATTAACAAATACCTATCAGATATGGATGATAGTTCACATGTCAGTATAAATAGTCTTACAAAAGAGCATAATATTAAATTTGTTAAGATGGACATAGAAGGGGCGGAGGTGGATGCTCTAAAAGGCGGTAATGATTTTTTTAATAGAGTAGATTGTTTGAAAATGGTTGTATGTGCATATCATAATAATGACGATGAGGTAAAAATAAGAAATATATTACAACCTTATAGTTTTGTAATGCAAAATACTAAGGGATATATGGTTTTTGTTGATAATTTACAGCAAGAACCAAGGTTGGTACATGGAATTCTGAGAGCTGAAATTAGCAATTAA
- a CDS encoding radical SAM protein, with protein MNRISNCCFFNCLQNYTKVIVWSHSIIGDYLYDLIVDAYPDLPVILADNDSNKQVEYKNQKVVSLDEALEKLPDAIVVIASFSNEKVMREILINKGVPSERILYGVTKESLMHEIQVLWAQKCKKLDKLQFEVDLAMHCNLDCNCCSQFAPLAETEFVNVEQLKKDFKRLGELFDGTAERIYLIGGEPLLHKEVTECMCIARNNFQDSEIDLFTNGLLLKKMNDEFWSICRDKQIGIIVTRYPIGVNYDELKSYVQGKDVPFQFAGTSKDYKYMSNIGVDVEGKQNPEDSFIHCYEANNCIKLRDGRLYTCTRPAAIYKFNKYFNMDLQVSKEDSIDIYSAQDADEILDFLRHPIPFCRYCNQNEHRVAREWTHTTRSLDEWT; from the coding sequence ATGAATAGGATTTCAAATTGCTGCTTCTTTAATTGTCTACAAAATTATACAAAAGTTATAGTCTGGAGCCACTCAATTATCGGAGACTATCTATATGATCTGATAGTTGATGCCTATCCGGATCTTCCAGTAATTCTTGCAGATAATGATAGTAATAAACAAGTAGAATATAAAAATCAAAAAGTAGTATCTTTGGACGAAGCATTAGAGAAATTACCAGATGCCATAGTAGTAATTGCAAGCTTCAGTAACGAAAAGGTGATGCGGGAAATCCTAATAAACAAAGGTGTTCCAAGCGAAAGAATCCTGTATGGAGTTACGAAAGAGAGCTTGATGCATGAGATACAAGTGCTCTGGGCTCAGAAATGCAAAAAGCTTGATAAATTACAATTTGAAGTTGATCTTGCTATGCATTGCAATCTTGATTGTAACTGTTGCTCTCAGTTTGCACCATTAGCAGAAACTGAGTTTGTTAATGTAGAGCAATTGAAAAAAGATTTTAAGAGACTGGGAGAGTTATTTGATGGAACAGCAGAGAGAATATATTTAATTGGTGGAGAACCGTTACTGCATAAAGAAGTGACGGAATGTATGTGTATTGCGCGTAATAATTTTCAAGATTCAGAGATAGATCTTTTTACCAATGGATTGTTACTTAAAAAGATGAACGATGAATTTTGGAGTATTTGTCGAGACAAGCAAATAGGCATAATCGTTACACGTTATCCCATAGGGGTTAACTATGATGAATTGAAGTCATATGTTCAAGGAAAAGATGTACCGTTTCAATTTGCAGGAACTTCCAAAGATTATAAGTATATGAGTAATATAGGGGTAGATGTTGAAGGGAAACAAAATCCTGAAGATAGTTTTATTCATTGCTATGAGGCTAATAATTGCATAAAGCTACGCGATGGAAGGTTATATACGTGTACAAGACCTGCAGCAATTTATAAATTCAATAAGTATTTCAATATGGATTTACAAGTTTCAAAAGAAGATTCAATAGATATCTATAGTGCTCAAGATGCAGATGAAATCCTGGATTTTTTAAGACACCCCATACCTTTTTGCAGATATTGTAATCAGAATGAACATAGGGTCGCTCGAGAGTGGACACATACAACTAGAAGTTTAGATGAATGGACGTGA
- a CDS encoding glycosyltransferase family 2 protein has translation MGYKNFGGENKYMPKLSVIVPIYNVATYLRECLDSILSQSFTDYELILVDDGSTDDSGAICDEYASNEKRVSVIHKDNEGLVRARKTGLLMASGDYVICVDGDDWIEAGAFEYLAGLMDYENVDIVLAARYKDTGASSRKIEQAFSEGRYDRSRIEKEILPHMIVNDAFFRWGISPNMWDRIFKRKKLLKCQMDVDDLLTMGEDAACTYPYILDCDSLYITHKAFYHYRQTTTSMTSTSSDVETERKRFRTLYSSVLGLIRKRAIRRDSKTISESEAFDDTSRYVLDGNAIDDLCRQWRDYILFLSVPRADLLLDGFNDLDYLFPFPDVHKGERIVIYGAGEYGQRLYRYCEKTGFCKVVALVDRNYEELKKQGIPASSPSVISELEFDEIVLAISFAENRYSIMKDLRMKYPDKCIYEIDENLIKSENSLEAFGMKSF, from the coding sequence ATGGGATATAAAAACTTCGGCGGCGAGAATAAGTATATGCCTAAACTGTCAGTAATAGTGCCAATCTATAATGTCGCTACATATCTAAGGGAGTGTCTTGATAGTATACTGAGTCAGTCCTTTACTGACTATGAGCTTATACTCGTGGATGATGGTTCGACGGATGATTCCGGAGCTATCTGCGATGAATATGCTTCTAATGAAAAAAGAGTATCGGTGATCCACAAAGATAACGAAGGCCTTGTACGAGCAAGAAAAACAGGGTTGTTAATGGCGTCCGGCGATTATGTGATATGCGTTGACGGTGATGACTGGATAGAAGCAGGGGCATTTGAGTATCTCGCAGGTCTTATGGATTATGAAAATGTTGATATTGTACTTGCGGCTAGGTACAAGGATACCGGCGCTTCTAGTCGAAAGATCGAGCAGGCTTTTTCCGAAGGAAGATATGACAGAAGCCGTATTGAAAAGGAAATCCTTCCGCATATGATCGTAAATGATGCGTTCTTTCGCTGGGGGATTTCGCCCAACATGTGGGACAGGATCTTTAAACGTAAAAAGCTTTTAAAGTGTCAGATGGATGTTGATGATCTTCTAACAATGGGAGAGGATGCAGCCTGCACTTATCCGTATATTTTAGATTGCGATAGTCTCTATATAACTCACAAAGCTTTTTATCATTACAGGCAGACTACAACTTCTATGACTAGTACCAGTTCTGACGTGGAAACTGAGAGGAAGAGATTTAGGACGCTGTATAGTTCTGTGCTGGGATTGATCAGAAAGCGCGCGATACGTAGAGATAGTAAGACTATTAGTGAAAGTGAAGCTTTTGATGATACTAGTAGATATGTCTTGGATGGAAATGCTATAGACGATCTGTGCAGACAGTGGCGAGATTATATATTGTTCTTGTCAGTACCTAGAGCAGATTTGCTATTAGATGGATTCAATGATCTTGATTATCTTTTTCCATTTCCTGATGTTCATAAAGGAGAGCGCATAGTAATATACGGCGCCGGAGAATATGGTCAAAGGTTATATCGATATTGTGAGAAAACGGGATTTTGCAAGGTGGTCGCACTTGTAGATAGAAACTATGAGGAACTTAAAAAGCAGGGAATTCCGGCCAGTTCTCCTAGTGTAATCTCGGAACTTGAATTTGATGAGATCGTGCTTGCAATATCTTTTGCGGAAAACAGATATAGCATTATGAAAGATCTAAGAATGAAATATCCTGATAAATGTATATATGAAATAGATGAAAATCTAATAAAAAGTGAAAATTCGTTAGAAGCTTTTGGGATGAAATCTTTTTAA